A region of the Pseudomonas anguilliseptica genome:
TGGCTGATTGCCCTCTGGCAGTTGCTGCGCCCGGCCCTGCTCGGCCGCACGGCCGTCCCCCCACGAATCTGGAGCACCTGAACGATGGACCTGACACCCCGCGAAAAAGACAAACTGCTGATCTTCACCGCCGGCCTGGTGGCCGAACGTCGCCTGGCCCGTGGGGTAAAGCTCAACTACCCGGAAGCCATGGCCTATATCTCCGCCGCGCTGCTCGAAGGCGCGCGCGACGGCCAGACCGTCGCCGAGCTGATGCACTACGGCACCACTCTGCTGACTCGCGATCAGGTGATGGAAGGCATCGCGGAAATGATCCCGGAGATTCAGGTCG
Encoded here:
- the ureA gene encoding urease subunit gamma, giving the protein MDLTPREKDKLLIFTAGLVAERRLARGVKLNYPEAMAYISAALLEGARDGQTVAELMHYGTTLLTRDQVMEGIAEMIPEIQVEATFPDGTKLVTVHQPIA